The nucleotide window CTGGAGGAACGTTTTAGCCCCCTCCAGGTACTCTTGGTTCTCGTAACAGTTATTTGCCTGTTGTGGATCAACCCCAGGTATGTCCTCGCCTTGGACACCTTCTAAAACGTTCGGTGGATCTCCTCCTTCCTTAGCCCACTTCAATATCTCCTCTTTACGTTCTTCTATCCTCTTTCTGAGGGAGTTGGACAGCCAGATAACCTTGAGCCTAAACCTTAGGATCCAATACCTCTGGTCTTCCTTCCAGAACTTAAAGTTCCTAGTGGCATCGATGTCCAGGTCAGTTACAACTCCAGCCCCAACGTACTTGACACCTGGTGCGTAGAGGAAACCTATTAGGACTTTGTTAGGTTGAGGTCTCATCTCCACCTTTGAATCAGACACTGCAAGGTAGGACTCAAAGTACCTCCTAAAAAGGGCGGGGAACGGGTAACCTACAGGTTCCTCCTTAAGTCTTATCGACCCTCTATTGTCCCCCCAGAGGGTGTAACCAGTTTCTCCTACTATCGAGTATAGGATGGCGCCGTTGAGGTGGAAAGGGGACTCAAGGCTGCCCCTAAAGACGCAGGGGTACATCATATTTCCCTCAACGTACTTTCTTATCGCCTCAGGCTCCTCTAAGAACTTAAAGGAATCCCGAAGATAAAGCCAATTTGAGTACATGGTGAGATTTTTAACCAATTACTAATAAATCTTTATGGGTTGGAGAGAGGTACGCTAGTCAAGCAGGAATGGTCTTTCCTAAAAGTTAAGGCTACTTCCCTCTGGGTGCTATTGTCATAGTTCGGGACAGTGTAAGTCCCCGCTCCATGGGTTTTTAGTACATGTTATGGACCGTTAACTCTTGAGCGTCACGGGAGCAGGAAAGTCCTGGAGGGTCTATCAGGTCTGATGTACAGCGTTTAACGGGAGATACTCATGGTTCCGTTTCCCCGGACCACGACAAATCTTCGGAGGAGTCCCTGTTCTTCAAACCTGGGCTTATACACATGATCATAAAGGGTAACGGCGTGCTAATCATTATACCGGACGAAATTGCGAGCAAGGTCTTGAAAGAGGTGCCGCTTGAAGCAGGTAGATTTAACCAGGAGAGTAACGACAATGAAGAGGGCAGCACAACTGTGAAGGACTGACGACGAAGGGGGCATGGACTTAAGCTTGAGTACCTAGCTAGGAGGGAACCCTTTCCGCGCATCCGCTTTCCAGTCCCTACCAAGTGTAAGGGGATCGCATCCTTTCAGTCCTAGAAACTTAACGAAAGGATTTATTCTAGAAGACGAAATAAAGTTAATGAGGGCTTTTCTGGGCTTCCTCTCAGCTTTCGTCCTTCTGCTAACCTTTAGTGTCCTGTCCAGGAGCGCCACATTGGCTTCAGAGTCCATCCACGCGTTCTTTGACCTCATAGTGGTATACCTGACCATAAGTGCCTCCAAGAGGTTGAACAGGAGGGACTCCCTCTACACTTACGGTATGCATAGACTGGAAGTCCTATACTCCCTCCTCAACGTATTGGTCGTAGTCGTGGGTGTAGTGGTAGGTGCTTTTACATCAGTGATATTCCTACTCCTGAACGTGGAGGATAACCCTGAGCTCCTCATCATCTCTTCCCTACTTGCCTTTCTTCTCTCGCTCTTCGCTTCTACAGAAGAGGTGAAGGGGGAACTTGAGAGGGGAGTCAGGGTGCACGCACTTCTGGACTCCGCAGTATACCTAGGAGGATCTCTCGTGGGTATTGCTGTTGCCTTAACTCATGTCTTCCAGCTGGATCCACTGTCGTCACTATTAATGCTGGCGATTGTTGCGTTATTGAGTGAGCCCAACTTAAGGGAGAGCGTTTACACGCTTATGGAGAGGTCACCGGTCAATGTAGGGGAAGTCGAATCCTCACTCCAGCCGGTCCTAGGAAACGTCCACCACGTCCACGTATGGAGCATTTGCCCCCACATGAGGGTGGCGACTTTGCACGCTGAGGATAACCCTGAAATCACGTTGGAGGAGATGGATAGGAAGAGGGAGGAGGCTGAGAGAGTGCTCAGGGAGAAGTTCTCAATAACGCACGTCACCATCCAGTTTGAGACCAAGAGAAGGGAGTCTGACTCGTGAAAAGCTATAACGACCCACCAGAGATGGACCTCCTTCAGGTCCGTGATGGCTGGGGGGTACTGTCAACTAGTTCACTCGCAGCCCTCTCCCAAGGCCTTTATGCTCATGTCCTCTGGCAGGTCTATGATGCAGAAGAACTCCAGTTTAGACTCACCGTTCACTATCGCATGCTTCACATCTGAGTCTATGAATATGAAGTCCCCTTCCTTAAGCACCCTCGACTGATCCCCCACGCACACCTTACACTCCCCCTTTGTGATGACCACGGTCTCCTGGTACTTGTGCACATGCATTGGGATCACCCCCTTAGGTTCCAGGGTGAACTTCCTGACAGCGTAGTTTGCCCCGTGGTCCTTTGTCACCAACCACTGTATGTACGCTCCCCTAGACCCGTTAATCTGGACCTCCTTCTTCTCGACTTTAGACACGTTAGATATGTAATAATCCATGTTAGATATGAGGAAGTTTAACATAAAAACTTGACCTTTGAAACCTAGGTTAGACTGGGATCCACTCCGCGGAGACCTTACTTCTAACTCCCCTTTCATCGAGGCCTCGGATAGAGTTGTATCCATACAGCCATATCTTACTTCCCCTTCGGCAACTCGGGGAAAAAGGGCTCTCCGTAGTAGGTTGCCCTCCCTTCCTTTAGCTCCACCTTGATGAGCCTGCACATGC belongs to Metallosphaera tengchongensis and includes:
- a CDS encoding cation diffusion facilitator family transporter, which codes for MRAFLGFLSAFVLLLTFSVLSRSATLASESIHAFFDLIVVYLTISASKRLNRRDSLYTYGMHRLEVLYSLLNVLVVVVGVVVGAFTSVIFLLLNVEDNPELLIISSLLAFLLSLFASTEEVKGELERGVRVHALLDSAVYLGGSLVGIAVALTHVFQLDPLSSLLMLAIVALLSEPNLRESVYTLMERSPVNVGEVESSLQPVLGNVHHVHVWSICPHMRVATLHAEDNPEITLEEMDRKREEAERVLREKFSITHVTIQFETKRRESDS
- a CDS encoding cupin domain-containing protein; the protein is MDYYISNVSKVEKKEVQINGSRGAYIQWLVTKDHGANYAVRKFTLEPKGVIPMHVHKYQETVVITKGECKVCVGDQSRVLKEGDFIFIDSDVKHAIVNGESKLEFFCIIDLPEDMSIKALGEGCE